The Pantoea vagans genome includes a window with the following:
- the gndA gene encoding NADP-dependent phosphogluconate dehydrogenase: protein MSKQQIGVVGMAVMGRNLALNIESRGYTVSIFNRSREKTDEVIAENQDKKLAPYYTVEEFVESLEKPRRILLMVQAGEATDKTIASLTPHLDKGDILIDGGNTFYKDTIRRNKELSDQGFNFIGTGVSGGEEGALKGPSIMPGGQKEAYELVAPILDKIAARAEDGEACVAYIGPNGAGHYVKMVHNGIEYGDMQLIAEAYALLKGALGLNNEELAKTFTDWNNGELSSYLIDITKDIFTKKDEEGKYLVDVILDEAANKGTGKWTSQSSLDLGEPLSLITESVFARYLSSLKSQRVAASKVLSGPQAKAFTGDKAEFVEKVRRALYLGKIVSYAQGFSQLRAASEENNWDLHYGEIAKIFRAGCIIRAQFLQKITDAYASNADIANLLLDPYFKNIADEYQQALRDVVSYAIQNGIPTPTFSAAIAYYDSYRSEVLPANLIQAQRDYFGAHTYKRIDKDGVFHTEWLD from the coding sequence ATGTCCAAGCAACAAATCGGTGTTGTCGGTATGGCAGTAATGGGCCGTAACCTTGCTCTTAACATTGAGAGCCGCGGCTACACAGTGTCTATCTTCAACCGTTCTCGCGAAAAGACTGATGAAGTCATCGCTGAAAACCAAGACAAGAAACTTGCCCCTTACTATACCGTTGAAGAGTTCGTTGAGTCCCTGGAGAAACCACGCCGTATCCTGCTGATGGTGCAGGCGGGTGAAGCGACCGATAAAACAATCGCGTCTCTGACTCCACACTTGGACAAAGGCGACATTCTGATTGATGGTGGTAACACCTTCTATAAAGATACCATCCGCCGTAACAAAGAACTGTCTGACCAGGGCTTCAACTTCATCGGTACCGGCGTCTCCGGCGGTGAAGAGGGTGCACTTAAAGGCCCTTCAATCATGCCTGGTGGTCAGAAAGAAGCGTACGAACTGGTTGCGCCAATTTTGGACAAAATCGCTGCACGTGCTGAAGATGGCGAGGCTTGTGTTGCTTACATCGGTCCAAACGGTGCTGGTCACTATGTGAAGATGGTGCACAACGGCATCGAATACGGTGATATGCAGTTAATCGCCGAAGCTTATGCATTGCTGAAAGGCGCGCTGGGCCTGAACAATGAAGAACTGGCAAAAACCTTCACCGACTGGAACAACGGTGAGCTGAGCAGCTACCTGATCGACATCACCAAAGATATCTTCACCAAGAAAGATGAAGAAGGTAAGTATCTGGTAGATGTTATTCTGGACGAGGCCGCTAACAAAGGTACCGGTAAATGGACCAGCCAGAGTTCACTGGATCTCGGCGAGCCGCTGTCCCTGATCACCGAATCTGTATTCGCTCGTTACCTCTCTTCTCTGAAATCTCAGCGTGTTGCTGCCTCTAAAGTACTGAGTGGCCCACAAGCTAAAGCCTTCACTGGTGATAAAGCAGAGTTTGTTGAGAAGGTGCGCCGCGCATTGTATCTCGGCAAAATCGTTTCTTATGCTCAGGGCTTCTCACAGCTGCGTGCTGCTTCAGAAGAGAACAACTGGGATCTGCACTACGGTGAAATCGCTAAGATCTTCCGCGCTGGTTGTATCATCCGTGCTCAGTTCCTGCAGAAGATTACCGATGCATACGCAAGCAATGCAGACATCGCTAACTTGTTGCTCGATCCTTACTTCAAGAACATCGCTGATGAGTACCAGCAGGCGCTGCGTGATGTCGTTTCTTACGCAATTCAGAATGGTATCCCAACACCAACCTTCTCAGCTGCTATCGCATATTACGATAGCTACCGCTCAGAAGTTCTGCCAGCGAACCTGATTCAGGCTCAGCGTGACTACTTCGGTGCGCACACCTACAAGCGTATTGATAAAGACGGTGTGTTCCACACCGAGTGGCTTGATTAA
- a CDS encoding rhamnan synthesis F family protein → MNSSQKSFDSSIDTFSDLQIISEDNTQFPNYSLNAISFMSPVELTLSAWLEHIPFAFWLINAHKPRVLVELGTHYGSSYFAFCQAINQLNLPTKTYAVDMWKGDEHAGFYGENVFSAVQSHNNHLYSRFSTLMRTSFDEASEHFSDDEIDLLHIDGYHTYEAVKNDFDVWLPKLSNRGVVIIHDSNVRKADFGVYKFVSELRKLYPCFEFSHGHGLTIVGVGSEQTAAMIQLFSSDNNSNKVRHIQSIFSKLGKACSDEYKVKKNSIEMAHQQLELKDATDKIKYLKNKNNDSELTLSNLRERIDIHLNEIETLRSDLRYLQENHSSNNKSLLIKEHELHAVLNSTSWRVTKPLRFFKRLVSYLVRKARLHFFNNKKITAGNRQALKEEVVDFDSEWYLTTYPDIADSGIDPYQHYLEHGRDEGRYSSEQALKKALAPDLDEEWYLNTYSDVKSAGLSALHHYTSYGRIEGRFSSLARLFAQDFDEKWYVEQYPDVAGAGIEPLEHFLLHGYAEGRKPCAMPRMLEAPYFRYGPSEYGAKDAPLLIDSDVCLNKSFSQRIAVHLHLYYIDLADEFINYLDNIPVKFDLFISIPEGKYNVEDCESLFTSSLKLLNKITVKETKNVGRDIYPFVVEFGKELLSYGLILHIHSKKSPQSKTRGWRRFLLHYTLGSRAIITQILNAFDDDQRLGAFFPAYFHATTRQPLWGGNSSIVEKQLENLGFEYDMTYCPDYPAGSFFWARPEAYRPILDGKYQLGDFDQEEGQFDGTLAHGFERLFGVLPLLQNYTTRISFVDRDYRLLNYFDKERFAKLEKNTLTHFEEDRNADILIYEKAISERVEKKAKVALVTAIIGDFDALFLPKYLEGDVDYHCFSDTVSDGYGVFQVHKPPYVDADPRRTARYIKTNLLKYVEGYDYIVWIDANVEINVRVTELVQRVSSSSHTLGAIQHPVRDNLFEESEEIISWKLDDESVVREQTARYESIHNLRSAPLIESNVLVMDARDEKIHNFMRLWWNEINNYSRRDQLSIGYALEEANVTWQPLLAEQQSTRDSHEFALFRHGINDWGPKPHIYSSWYNCAPKKTHDINLINSINVDGEKLNLDIVVCIHNALEDVRACLDSLADMLSKANIILVDDASDIETKQFLEEYAEKNSVTLLRQNQRLGYTKTSNNGIRSGNNQNVLLLNSDTIVPPGSLSKLCFVLNNQPNLGVVGPLSNAASTQSVPSIKGSAGQTAINSLPGKLSPAELDLHFEKNWDQELVRVPLVHGFCFMVKRTVFEKVGLFDEQSFPHGYGEENDFCFRVADAGFDLAVLTNTYIYHAKSKSYASDERVRLMDDGMKALVRKYSVQRIQRSVSTMQHQPKLEVARALAQNLYDQYEVK, encoded by the coding sequence ATGAACTCATCACAAAAAAGCTTTGATTCATCAATTGATACATTTAGTGATTTGCAAATAATCTCTGAAGACAATACGCAGTTCCCTAATTATTCACTCAATGCTATATCATTCATGAGTCCTGTAGAACTTACCCTTTCTGCGTGGCTGGAACATATTCCATTTGCATTTTGGCTGATTAATGCTCACAAACCACGTGTATTGGTTGAACTCGGTACACATTATGGTTCGTCGTACTTTGCATTTTGTCAGGCGATAAATCAGTTGAATCTACCCACTAAAACATATGCAGTAGATATGTGGAAAGGGGATGAGCATGCGGGGTTTTACGGAGAGAATGTCTTTAGTGCAGTCCAATCGCACAATAATCATTTATACTCTCGTTTTTCCACTCTAATGCGTACATCTTTTGATGAAGCTTCAGAGCACTTTTCTGATGATGAAATTGATCTGCTCCATATTGATGGCTATCATACTTACGAAGCAGTAAAAAATGATTTCGATGTTTGGCTTCCTAAACTATCTAATCGTGGTGTTGTAATAATTCACGATAGTAATGTGCGCAAAGCTGATTTTGGTGTTTACAAATTTGTATCTGAATTGCGAAAATTGTATCCTTGTTTTGAATTCTCACACGGTCATGGTTTAACCATTGTAGGTGTAGGTTCCGAACAAACTGCCGCAATGATTCAACTTTTTTCATCTGATAATAATTCTAACAAAGTCAGGCATATTCAATCTATTTTTTCAAAACTAGGCAAAGCTTGTTCTGATGAATATAAAGTAAAGAAAAATAGCATTGAGATGGCTCATCAACAACTAGAACTCAAAGATGCAACTGATAAAATAAAGTATTTAAAAAATAAAAATAATGATAGTGAGTTGACTTTATCTAACCTTCGTGAACGTATCGATATCCACCTTAACGAAATTGAAACCTTAAGATCGGATTTACGCTACCTGCAAGAAAATCACAGTTCAAATAATAAAAGTCTTCTTATTAAAGAGCACGAGTTACACGCAGTATTGAACTCAACGTCATGGCGAGTTACCAAGCCGCTTCGTTTTTTTAAGCGCCTTGTTAGCTATTTAGTTAGAAAAGCTCGTCTTCATTTTTTTAATAATAAAAAAATAACAGCAGGTAATCGGCAGGCTCTTAAAGAGGAAGTTGTCGATTTTGACAGTGAGTGGTATCTGACAACGTATCCGGATATAGCAGACTCAGGAATAGATCCTTACCAACATTATTTAGAACACGGTCGGGATGAAGGGCGCTATTCCTCCGAACAGGCATTAAAAAAAGCCTTGGCACCTGATTTAGATGAAGAATGGTATCTCAATACTTATTCTGATGTTAAAAGCGCAGGTCTCAGCGCATTACATCATTATACCTCCTACGGACGTATTGAAGGCCGATTCTCTTCTTTAGCTCGGCTTTTTGCTCAAGACTTCGACGAGAAATGGTATGTTGAACAGTATCCTGATGTAGCAGGTGCTGGAATTGAACCCTTAGAGCATTTCCTTCTGCATGGTTACGCTGAAGGTCGTAAACCCTGTGCTATGCCACGCATGTTGGAAGCGCCATACTTTCGTTATGGACCTTCTGAGTATGGAGCTAAAGATGCACCGCTATTAATAGACTCTGATGTTTGTTTGAATAAGAGTTTTTCCCAAAGAATAGCTGTTCATTTACATCTTTATTACATTGATCTTGCAGATGAATTTATTAATTATCTTGATAATATCCCTGTGAAATTTGATCTCTTCATTTCAATTCCTGAAGGGAAATACAATGTTGAAGATTGCGAGAGTCTTTTTACTTCATCTTTAAAGCTACTCAACAAGATAACAGTCAAAGAAACAAAAAATGTTGGAAGAGACATTTATCCATTTGTTGTTGAGTTTGGCAAAGAATTGCTATCTTACGGTCTCATTCTTCATATACATTCAAAAAAATCCCCTCAATCTAAAACAAGAGGCTGGCGTAGATTTCTTCTTCATTATACTCTTGGAAGTAGAGCTATAATTACACAAATTCTAAATGCGTTTGATGATGACCAGCGATTAGGTGCTTTTTTTCCAGCTTATTTCCATGCGACTACCAGGCAGCCGCTGTGGGGTGGGAATAGCTCAATTGTTGAAAAACAACTAGAAAACCTTGGATTTGAATATGATATGACTTATTGCCCTGATTATCCGGCCGGTTCATTCTTTTGGGCTAGACCAGAGGCATATAGGCCCATATTAGATGGGAAATATCAATTAGGTGACTTCGATCAGGAAGAAGGGCAATTTGATGGCACCTTGGCACATGGTTTTGAGCGACTATTTGGTGTGTTACCGCTTCTGCAAAATTATACAACAAGAATAAGTTTTGTTGATAGAGATTATCGACTCTTGAACTATTTCGATAAGGAAAGATTTGCGAAGCTTGAAAAAAACACCTTGACTCATTTTGAAGAAGATCGTAACGCTGATATTTTAATCTATGAAAAAGCAATAAGCGAAAGAGTAGAAAAGAAAGCTAAAGTCGCCTTGGTTACAGCCATTATCGGGGATTTCGATGCGCTGTTTTTACCAAAATACCTCGAGGGTGATGTTGACTACCATTGTTTCTCTGACACAGTTTCAGATGGATATGGTGTTTTTCAAGTTCATAAACCCCCTTATGTCGATGCAGATCCCCGTCGTACCGCACGTTACATAAAAACTAACCTACTAAAATACGTCGAAGGTTATGATTATATTGTATGGATTGATGCAAACGTTGAAATTAATGTAAGGGTCACTGAACTTGTTCAGCGTGTATCAAGTTCTTCTCATACATTAGGTGCCATTCAACATCCAGTACGAGATAATTTATTTGAGGAGTCTGAGGAGATTATTTCTTGGAAACTGGATGATGAGAGTGTAGTAAGAGAGCAAACTGCCCGCTATGAATCCATACACAATCTCCGTTCTGCACCACTTATAGAGAGTAATGTTTTGGTTATGGATGCACGAGACGAAAAAATCCATAATTTCATGCGTCTTTGGTGGAATGAGATTAATAATTATAGTCGACGTGACCAACTCAGTATCGGCTATGCTCTGGAAGAAGCAAACGTCACATGGCAACCTTTGCTTGCTGAACAACAGTCAACTCGTGATTCACACGAATTTGCATTATTTCGCCATGGAATTAATGATTGGGGTCCTAAGCCACACATTTATTCTTCATGGTACAATTGTGCTCCCAAAAAGACTCATGATATAAATTTAATAAATTCTATTAACGTAGATGGTGAAAAACTAAACCTTGATATCGTAGTTTGCATTCATAATGCTTTAGAAGATGTTCGTGCTTGTCTAGATTCACTTGCCGATATGTTATCAAAGGCAAATATTATATTGGTGGATGACGCGTCTGACATTGAAACTAAACAATTTTTAGAAGAGTACGCTGAGAAGAATTCAGTAACTTTATTGCGGCAGAATCAACGACTTGGTTATACCAAAACATCAAATAATGGAATTCGCTCAGGTAACAATCAAAACGTTCTGCTGCTTAATAGTGACACTATTGTTCCGCCAGGCTCATTAAGTAAGCTTTGTTTCGTACTCAATAACCAACCCAATTTAGGTGTGGTTGGCCCACTATCTAATGCAGCAAGTACTCAATCTGTACCCTCAATAAAAGGGTCCGCAGGTCAGACAGCAATCAATTCTTTGCCTGGAAAGTTGTCTCCCGCCGAATTAGATCTTCATTTTGAAAAAAATTGGGATCAAGAACTTGTGAGAGTTCCGTTAGTACATGGATTCTGTTTCATGGTGAAGCGCACTGTATTCGAAAAGGTGGGTTTATTTGACGAACAGAGTTTTCCGCATGGTTATGGGGAAGAAAATGACTTTTGTTTCCGCGTTGCTGATGCTGGCTTCGACTTGGCCGTTTTAACTAATACGTATATTTACCATGCTAAGTCAAAAAGCTATGCCAGCGATGAACGTGTTCGTTTAATGGATGATGGCATGAAAGCTCTCGTTCGTAAGTATTCTGTTCAACGTATTCAGCGATCGGTTTCAACAATGCAACATCAGCCTAAACTAGAAGTTGCTCGGGCGCTTGCACAAAATCTCTATGATCAATACGAAGTTAAATAA
- a CDS encoding succinylglutamate desuccinylase/aspartoacylase family protein, whose amino-acid sequence MQQQHHPLLSASLGTQREIVSFHFGTDSQQRVYIQAALHGDELPGMAVAWYLKHKLLALESAGQLKSKITLVPVANPLAMGQHWHGSHLGRFHTLSGQDFNRRFPALGETLAAELADSLTQSEYENKRLIREAIDRHYRDRIAKTELDSQRFTLMRMASQADLMIDLHCDWDALPHLYTTPHAWQDIEPLARWLGSEVQLLAQISGGEPFDEACCEPWLTLAERFGDKYPMPRGLLPVTLELRGVADVEPEQAEKDADAIINALIEGGYIAGELGESPALINPATPLAGCEYIHAPHSGLLLNRRKLGEWIKPGEVVAEIVDPITDQVTPLFAEFGGVLYARNLMKFATAGMLVVRLAGENAGREGELLVV is encoded by the coding sequence ATGCAACAGCAACATCATCCTCTGTTGAGTGCTTCCCTTGGAACACAGCGCGAAATCGTTAGCTTCCACTTCGGTACCGATTCCCAGCAGCGCGTCTATATTCAGGCCGCCTTACACGGTGATGAGCTGCCCGGTATGGCGGTAGCGTGGTATTTAAAACACAAACTGCTGGCACTGGAATCCGCCGGACAGCTTAAGTCAAAGATCACCCTGGTGCCGGTCGCCAACCCCTTAGCGATGGGCCAGCACTGGCACGGCAGCCATCTGGGACGCTTCCATACCTTATCAGGTCAGGATTTCAACCGTCGCTTCCCGGCATTGGGTGAAACCCTGGCCGCCGAACTTGCGGATTCACTGACGCAAAGTGAGTACGAAAACAAACGTCTGATTCGCGAAGCGATTGACCGTCATTATCGCGACCGTATTGCCAAGACTGAGCTGGATTCGCAGCGCTTTACCCTGATGCGCATGGCCAGCCAGGCGGATCTCATGATCGATCTGCACTGCGACTGGGATGCACTGCCACACCTCTACACCACTCCGCATGCCTGGCAGGACATCGAACCGCTGGCGCGCTGGCTAGGCAGTGAAGTGCAGCTGCTGGCGCAGATTTCAGGTGGAGAGCCATTTGATGAAGCCTGCTGCGAGCCGTGGTTAACACTGGCAGAGCGCTTTGGTGATAAGTACCCCATGCCGCGTGGATTGTTGCCAGTGACGCTGGAGTTACGCGGCGTGGCAGATGTTGAGCCTGAACAGGCAGAAAAAGATGCCGATGCAATTATCAATGCGCTGATTGAAGGTGGCTACATTGCGGGTGAGTTGGGTGAGTCCCCTGCCCTGATTAACCCAGCCACGCCGTTAGCAGGCTGTGAGTATATTCATGCGCCGCACTCTGGGCTGCTATTGAACCGCCGCAAGTTGGGTGAGTGGATTAAGCCTGGTGAAGTGGTGGCTGAGATTGTTGACCCGATTACCGACCAGGTGACGCCGCTGTTTGCTGAGTTTGGTGGCGTGCTGTATGCGAGGAATTTGATGAAGTTTGCGACGGCGGGGATGCTGGTGGTGAGGCTGGCTGGAGAGAATGCGGGACGTGAGGGGGAGTTGTTGGTGGTGTGA
- a CDS encoding ABC transporter substrate-binding protein, producing MASSRFTARLRQTLALAVLAGCAFGAQAKIDQVRFAVDPTYPPFESKTPQGKLVGFDIDLGNALCEQMKAKCVWVESQFDGMIPALKARKFDAILSDMGITEERLKQIDFTVPLYDTHTQLIARKGSGLLPTAESLKGKTVGVEQGTVQERYALAKWQPHGVQVVPYGDQAQVESDLISGRLDVVFTDAAQAANGFLKQPQGKDFELAGPIVQDPIIGPGTAIGLRKGDEELKTALDNAFAEIKKNGTFDKIQKKYFATDISIQQ from the coding sequence ATGGCAAGTTCTCGTTTTACCGCCCGCCTGCGTCAGACGCTGGCTCTGGCTGTACTGGCAGGTTGTGCGTTTGGCGCTCAGGCAAAGATTGATCAGGTTCGTTTCGCCGTTGACCCAACCTATCCTCCATTCGAATCCAAAACCCCACAAGGCAAGCTGGTTGGCTTTGATATCGACCTTGGCAACGCGCTGTGCGAGCAGATGAAAGCCAAATGCGTCTGGGTCGAGAGCCAGTTTGACGGCATGATCCCGGCACTGAAAGCACGTAAGTTCGACGCTATCCTCTCGGATATGGGCATCACCGAAGAGCGCCTGAAGCAGATTGACTTCACCGTGCCGCTTTACGATACGCACACCCAACTCATCGCGCGCAAAGGCTCTGGTCTGCTGCCGACCGCTGAATCCCTGAAAGGTAAAACCGTGGGTGTTGAGCAGGGAACCGTACAGGAACGCTATGCGCTGGCAAAATGGCAGCCACACGGTGTACAAGTGGTGCCTTATGGCGATCAGGCACAGGTTGAGAGTGACTTAATTTCTGGTCGTCTTGATGTGGTGTTTACTGATGCAGCTCAGGCTGCTAATGGTTTCCTGAAGCAGCCACAGGGCAAAGACTTCGAACTGGCAGGTCCGATTGTACAAGACCCGATCATCGGCCCAGGCACCGCCATTGGTTTGCGTAAAGGCGATGAAGAGCTGAAAACTGCCCTTGATAACGCATTCGCTGAAATCAAAAAGAACGGTACTTTCGACAAGATTCAGAAGAAGTACTTCGCGACTGACATCTCCATTCAGCAGTAA
- a CDS encoding YbaK/prolyl-tRNA synthetase associated domain-containing protein, whose product MTTHEKLLALLDQHNARYRLMEHEATGKCEAVAAIRGTEVGQGAKALVCHVKGNGIKQHVLAILPADQQADLSKVAEAVGGRRASLASPAEVDALTGCVFGAIPPFSFHPDLQLVVDPMLFERYDEIAFNAGLLEKSVVLDVADYRKLHNGNVMKIIC is encoded by the coding sequence ATGACCACTCATGAAAAACTACTCGCCCTGCTCGATCAGCACAACGCTCGTTACCGACTCATGGAACATGAAGCGACCGGGAAGTGTGAGGCAGTGGCCGCCATCCGCGGGACAGAGGTGGGACAAGGGGCCAAAGCGCTGGTGTGCCATGTGAAAGGCAACGGCATCAAACAGCACGTACTGGCGATCTTACCCGCTGACCAACAAGCAGACCTGAGCAAAGTCGCTGAAGCGGTGGGTGGCCGTCGCGCTTCCTTGGCTTCTCCGGCAGAAGTGGATGCCTTAACCGGCTGTGTGTTCGGTGCCATTCCGCCCTTCAGTTTCCATCCGGATTTGCAGTTGGTGGTTGACCCCATGCTGTTCGAACGCTACGACGAAATTGCCTTTAATGCTGGCCTGTTGGAGAAATCCGTGGTGCTGGATGTGGCGGATTACCGCAAGCTGCATAATGGTAACGTTATGAAAATAATCTGCTAA
- a CDS encoding helix-turn-helix domain-containing protein → MKKTMTPFEREAMLLDLLQQFIEEKLTHGQLLMQLRKKVLGFSQDRYASLAGISRRTLSDVEQDKESITLTTLNRAFKPLGLKLGLLPRQTHMMQVLLTNLIQHGESHDHS, encoded by the coding sequence ATGAAGAAAACGATGACGCCTTTTGAACGAGAAGCCATGTTATTGGACCTTCTACAGCAGTTCATTGAGGAGAAGTTAACCCATGGTCAACTCTTAATGCAGCTTCGTAAAAAGGTGCTGGGATTTTCACAGGATCGCTATGCCAGCTTAGCGGGGATCAGCCGCCGCACTTTATCCGATGTCGAACAGGACAAAGAGAGCATAACGTTGACGACATTGAATCGCGCTTTTAAGCCGCTAGGATTGAAGCTGGGTTTGTTGCCTCGCCAGACACATATGATGCAGGTACTACTCACCAATCTTATTCAACACGGAGAGTCTCATGACCACTCATGA
- a CDS encoding type II toxin-antitoxin system HipA family toxin translates to MLTLQLYLDGQWHDAAELDVKEPSKGRESATLLAYDFNYAAEQLDRNDIASCSLNYPVMLIGSHFAQPWFSFLDDIVPAGASRRYWIQHLGLQGKSSAEQDYALLKAGTIAPVGNLRIKDSLPQLPENSQLKTRRFPAEWAIERDSDFLEYAQQMGAASGGATGAGGEAPKLLLRRNTKSEVWIDTWQDDQQNQDTPYLVKYPRGTRSPIDCDILRAEYHFYHELQAMGIDTIDTQAMLLCEGERYPSLWLPRFDIAFVENRKVMYGLESIYSLIKKSPGSYLNHFEVIRCLVDRLALTGEHREKLVSEWVKRDMLNIAFGNSDNHGRNSAILKKSAGMWLAPVYDFAPMKADPEGVVRTTQWGSPYEEGGHYNWQLIAHQLDDLIPEATLLKSLGELANKLTGLKGRLADRGVPQSILEMPGIGFNYLDERIAGWQL, encoded by the coding sequence ATGCTTACCCTACAGCTTTACCTTGATGGACAATGGCACGACGCTGCCGAGCTTGATGTTAAAGAGCCGTCTAAGGGGCGTGAAAGCGCCACATTGCTTGCCTATGACTTCAATTATGCAGCCGAGCAACTCGACCGAAACGATATCGCAAGCTGCAGCCTGAACTACCCCGTCATGCTAATTGGCAGCCATTTTGCGCAGCCCTGGTTTAGCTTCCTTGATGATATTGTTCCTGCGGGTGCAAGCAGACGTTACTGGATTCAACATCTTGGATTACAGGGAAAATCGTCGGCTGAGCAAGATTACGCACTGTTAAAAGCCGGAACTATTGCGCCTGTTGGAAATTTGCGTATCAAAGATTCCCTTCCCCAATTGCCAGAAAATAGCCAACTCAAAACTCGACGTTTTCCTGCCGAATGGGCGATTGAGAGAGACAGTGATTTTCTTGAATATGCACAACAAATGGGCGCTGCCAGCGGCGGCGCAACAGGTGCTGGTGGGGAAGCGCCAAAACTACTTTTAAGGCGAAATACGAAAAGCGAAGTATGGATTGATACTTGGCAAGACGATCAACAAAACCAGGATACCCCGTATCTGGTCAAGTATCCGCGTGGTACACGCAGCCCAATCGACTGTGACATTCTGCGTGCGGAATATCATTTCTATCATGAGTTACAGGCCATGGGCATCGACACGATTGATACCCAGGCAATGCTGTTGTGCGAAGGTGAAAGATACCCTTCTCTTTGGCTACCACGATTCGATATCGCGTTTGTTGAAAATAGAAAAGTGATGTACGGGCTGGAATCCATCTATTCGCTGATCAAAAAATCGCCGGGGAGTTATCTCAATCATTTTGAGGTCATTCGATGCCTGGTTGATCGATTAGCGCTGACTGGAGAACATCGAGAAAAGTTGGTCAGTGAATGGGTTAAACGCGACATGCTCAATATTGCATTTGGTAATTCAGATAATCATGGGCGTAACAGTGCCATTCTCAAGAAATCGGCAGGAATGTGGCTTGCACCGGTTTATGACTTTGCCCCGATGAAAGCCGATCCTGAGGGCGTGGTGCGCACCACTCAGTGGGGCTCACCTTATGAAGAGGGTGGCCACTACAATTGGCAATTGATTGCACATCAACTGGACGATCTCATTCCTGAAGCAACACTATTGAAAAGCTTAGGTGAGTTAGCCAATAAACTTACTGGATTGAAAGGACGACTTGCCGATCGCGGCGTACCGCAATCTATTCTGGAAATGCCCGGTATTGGCTTTAATTATCTGGATGAACGCATTGCTGGGTGGCAGTTATGA
- the hisIE gene encoding bifunctional phosphoribosyl-AMP cyclohydrolase/phosphoribosyl-ATP diphosphatase HisIE, whose amino-acid sequence MLTAEQLAKLDWAKTAGMMPVIVQHNVSGEVLMHGYMNEEALQKTLAEGNVTFFSRTKNRLWTKGETSGHFLQVASITPDCDNDTLLVLANPIGPTCHLGTSSCFSPAAPDWAFLYQLEQLLASRKSADPESSYTAKLYASGTKRIAQKVGEEGVETALAATVNDRHELTNEASDLLYHLMVLLQDQDLDLSTIINNLRARHK is encoded by the coding sequence GTGTTAACTGCAGAACAACTGGCCAAACTGGATTGGGCCAAAACCGCGGGCATGATGCCTGTTATCGTCCAGCACAATGTCTCTGGCGAAGTGCTGATGCACGGTTATATGAATGAGGAAGCGCTGCAAAAGACGCTGGCGGAAGGCAACGTCACCTTCTTCTCGCGCACCAAAAACCGCTTGTGGACCAAAGGTGAAACCTCAGGTCACTTCCTGCAGGTGGCGAGCATCACACCTGATTGCGATAACGATACGCTGTTGGTGCTGGCGAATCCGATTGGGCCGACCTGCCACTTGGGCACATCAAGCTGCTTCTCGCCTGCCGCACCTGATTGGGCGTTCCTGTATCAGCTGGAGCAGCTGCTGGCTTCACGTAAGAGTGCCGATCCGGAAAGCTCTTACACCGCAAAACTGTACGCCAGCGGCACAAAGCGCATCGCGCAGAAAGTGGGTGAGGAAGGTGTGGAAACTGCATTAGCGGCCACAGTGAATGACCGCCATGAGCTGACCAATGAAGCCTCTGACCTGCTGTATCACCTGATGGTGCTGTTGCAGGATCAGGACCTGGATTTGAGCACCATTATCAATAACCTGCGTGCACGTCATAAGTAA